Part of the Lolium rigidum isolate FL_2022 chromosome 6, APGP_CSIRO_Lrig_0.1, whole genome shotgun sequence genome, ATCACCGAAAGTATCAGTTTAGAAGAATAGCCAGAAAATGTGCTGACTCTGATGCAAATACCGATGCTGGAGCTTATCAGTTCAGTAAAACTGTGGAAGATACCACATGCAACAGTACCAAGTTGATGGAAACACACGAGAGGTACCGATCAGTTTTGTACTACTCACGAGCCACAAGATCTCATAAGGAGgtaactgatttttttttgagaagctTGAAATCAGTCGCAAGGTGCATATATTTTGTTCAAAATTGATCACTTCTTTATATTTATATGGGTGGAATATATCCCGGTGATGCTTAAACAGCCAGAAGATCCTCTCAAGTATGGCAGATCTATTCTTGGGGCATCTCAGAAGAAGCATCCCATTTCAGCAGAGCTTGACACTGCCATATCATCTCCTAATACATTAAGCTTGGCCATTGTTGAACCTCCTGAATTAGACACCTCAACTCCGTCAGCAGGTTCAAACCTGACACTCATTCATGATAACATTAATGATAGCTAGGTTATAACATATTTTACACAAGCATTTTCACCCTTCAATTTACATGACGTATCTTGATCGATATTTTTTTTGTTATCTTTGTAAAAACTCTCTTATTCATAAGCCGACCTGATTGTAAGTACTTGGCTTTGAAATGGAAGCATTTTTCTTTTAAAGTTGATTTATTATTTTACAAATCTCATATAAAACTGTAAGCCTGCAACACTTTTTAATTTGCAACACCTAGTTTCTTTGCAGAACCTGCATCTCACGAAGACAGTCACAGCAGACAGGAAAGTTTGATTACCGCCACTAATGCTGATAGTACACATCATCACTCCGTGGAGCAAGAACACATAAATTTTCCGAGAGATGGCCAGCAATTGCTGTCCAACGGGCCTTCTTCTGAATCTTATGCTACCCAAGTTTGTCATCACACTTCATTTCTGTCACTGCATTATGAATTTTGCAGAAGAATATATGTACATAGTGGGTACCAATTCCACACAGCATGACATGGATGTGATGAGTTACCCTCCATGTTTTCTTTGCAGAATACCGAGGGGGTGCAAATTGCTCCAGACGTCTCCCTAAGAAGGAACAGGGCTTCTCCGTCAACGATGGAAGAGGGTGATCGGAGGGCGAAGAAGGCAAGGGCGGAGCAACCCAGTGACCAAGTAGAGCCAGCTGGAGGAGGTGCCATTGTGGACACGAGTTTACTCAACTGCCCCCTCTGCTCCCGTCCCTTCAAACCTCCTGTCTTCCAGGTTGGAGTAATTTCATTCTGTCTATCCAATCTTAGAAATATCTCATAACCAACTTCAATTTGTGCAGTGCAAAGGTGGGCACTTGGCTTGCGGCACCTGCATCGCCGAGCTCCCTATCATCCAGTGCCAGAAGTGCGAGCATGGCGGTGCCTTTGACATCCACAACATCATGATGGACACCATTGTCTTGTCTGCCAAGGTCAAGTGCTCGCATGCTGGCTGCCAGAGCTATGTCATCTACCATGAGCTTCATGACCACGAGAGTACATGCCCGTGTGCTCCCTGTTTCTGCACCGAGCCTGGCTGCAGCTTTGTCGGACTTCCACTGGCGCTCCTCAGCCACCTCACAACTCAGCACTCCTGGCCCATCCACAGCATCGAGTATGGCAAGGAACTCCGGCTTCAAGTGCCGGTGTTGGAGCCACGGCATCTGCTCCTTGGGGAGGAGGACGATTGTGTGTTCCTCTTGGTCATGGGAGCTGCCGGCCAGAGCACGGCCACCTCCGTGTCTGCGGTGCGCCTAGGAGCATGCCTGGCCCTGCAGCCACGATACATGCTCAATATTTTGGCATACTTGCCACCGGCGGTGGCGAGCCGCAGGGCGCACATGCTCCTGCTGGACATGGATGTGGAGAGCAGCACCAGACCTGGCGAGGTCGCTGTGGAGGAGCTGCCATCTTACTTGACGGTGCCGCCAACGTATCTGGTTGGGGCTGGGGCATCCAAAGAGGTGTCTCTCAACATTCGGATCGATAAGATTATATCCTAACCTCATAATGATGATTCTATTGTGCCTTCTTAATTGAGGTAGAATTAGTTGGAACTGGAGTAGCATGTCGTTGCTAAAAAATGAGTATTTGTTTCAGGTAGTATTTCAAAGTCGATCAGGAATATGGTTATTTTGTTGCAGCTAGTTCTTCATACTCGGTCAGGAATTTGGTTATTTTGTTGCAGCTAGTACTTGAAATAGCACATGGTCCATCAGGAATTTTTATTGttaaaactttgtcatttctataGTCATAGCGACCAAATCATGGCAATCGTTCTCACCCTAATAAGTAGCTTAAACCTAGGATCAAcaccatttctacatagccatagcgactaAATCATGGCAATCCCTTCCACCCTAATAAGTAGTTTAAACCTAGGATCAACACCATTAAGCCAGTTGTCCGCAACACTACTAATAAGTAGTTTAAACCTTGGATCAACACCATTAAGCCAGTTGTCCGCAACACTACGTGGTAGAATaagaacaaaatggaataaggacAAAAGAACTTAAAAGCCATCTTATGACATGGTCGGTTTACCGAGGGTGATTGTGCATAAGGTTGTAGTTTGAGAAGCACCTGTTCTCCCACTTCGAAGTTCTTATCCAATTTTTCCTTATCAGCTTGAACTTTCATTCTGTTCTGAGCATTGGCCAAATGTTCCTTGAGTTTGGCTAACTGCGTGTCAGCTAGGAAAGTGCCAGCTTCAGTGTAGTTGGGAGTTGGGATAACTCTGGGATTGCTCCATAATTTGGTTCAACGTCCACACCATATAGTGCTTTGAAGGGTGAACAACGTATACAAGGCGAGAAGAGTTATACCATAATTCAGCTAGTGGCAGCCATGTCTTGGGTTTGTCATGAACTGCACATCTCAACATTTCGAGACATTGATTTGCCCGCTCAATTTTCTTGTTTGAACAAAGCATGATATATTGATATTAAAGATCATACATAATACGTCATTACATAGCTCTCAACAGTAAAGCAAGAAAGATAGGTGCCTAGCTACACATAACAAGATGATCTAAACtcatgaagaagatgatgaagatcacAAATGGAACCATACGGTTTTCGTTCATCCGTCGACAACCCGAACTTGAAATTACCGTCGGCAGTCTTCAAGGGCCTCAATAGAGGTGCAATCCAGTTAATGCCCTACGGGTGGCTCTCCCAACGATCTTTCTAGAATATGTACACGAGGTATAGAGTTGAGCTGTAGATATCCAACAACCTTCACCGAGCTTAATCTAGGGGCGTCTACGCTGTTGAATCTGAGGATCAACAACGGAGGAGTTGTTGACACACTGACACTGCCCAAACAACGCAAAGACTACATCTTCAACATGATGGGCATGTGACAATGAAAGGCAAGTGCAACTACAAAAATGAAGAAAATACCGCTCACGGGTTGCTatagtcactagtagaaaactgggcatccatctaagccataaataccggatcccttacgaaccggtactaaagggggcattagtaccggttgtattgcccaagcctttagtaccggttggtatggacctttagtatcggttcgtgacacgaaccggtactaaagggttagcgtcagccgaaaaacctttagtaccggtttgtgacacgaaccggtactaaaggttatcctgcttcccacgcacctccacccccccccctctcgtggatcgcctttttttgctctgtaaaatacaaatgaaaatgatagaaaattcaaaaaataaaatgttttcagattctcatatgttatgcaacctactattcggtgaaattaagaaattcgaattttgacttttttgcaaaaaaaaagtttgaaaaatggtaaaaccgcattaacttttgcatacgatgtc contains:
- the LOC124667005 gene encoding uncharacterized protein LOC124667005 isoform X2, yielding MGRKIQGPQNFVLRYTCSPGDVRKYLKQLSPQQKDYVRKIGFGSFLYMADFELDKDLTLWLFHRFNCTTECLEFEGGISIPVRPLVKSVLGIPSGPLKVVDCSRYFDPDMYHRYYVGNVDSRCRRDTIEKGSKYIHAAGKQICSETEEKHFCIAFMMAIIGLYLAPNKNSITCKPFFGAVQQVDKLTQMDWCDFTATYLFEGIREFKQHNWSRIKVQGCVHILSVIFIDLVKNGALKIPGGFPRICFITSQHQDLVNSCYPQVHRLEESVYASVLDKIPKTCFTFGISQRRYFAEHRMIHHRKYQFRRIARKCADSDANTDAGAYQFSKTVEDTTCNSTKLMETHERYRSVLYYSRATRSHKEPEDPLKYGRSILGASQKKHPISAELDTAISSPNTLSLAIVEPPELDTSTPSAEPASHEDSHSRQESLITATNADSTHHHSVEQEHINFPRDGQQLLSNGPSSESYATQNTEGVQIAPDVSLRRNRASPSTMEEGDRRAKKARAEQPSDQVEPAGGGAIVDTSLLNCPLCSRPFKPPVFQCKGGHLACGTCIAELPIIQCQKCEHGGAFDIHNIMMDTIVLSAKVKCSHAGCQSYVIYHELHDHESTCPCAPCFCTEPGCSFVGLPLALLSHLTTQHSWPIHSIEYGKELRLQVPVLEPRHLLLGEEDDCVFLLVMGAAGQSTATSVSAVRLGACLALQPRYMLNILAYLPPAVASRRAHMLLLDMDVESSTRPGEVAVEELPSYLTVPPTYLVGAGASKEYFKVDQEYGYFVAASSSYSVRNLVILLQLVLEIAHGPSGIFIVKTLSFL
- the LOC124667005 gene encoding uncharacterized protein LOC124667005 isoform X4, with translation MGRKIQGPQNFVLRYTCSPGDVRKYLKQLSPQQKDYVRKIGFGSFLYMADFELDKDLTLWLFHRFNCTTECLEFEGGISIPVRPLVKSVLGIPSGPLKVVDCSRYFDPDMYHRYYVGNVDSRCRRDTIEKGSKYIHAAGKQICSETEEKHFCIAFMMAIIGLYLAPNKNSITCKPFFGAVQQVDKLTQMDWCDFTATYLFEGIREFKQHNWSRIKVQGCVHILSVIFIDLVKNGALKIPGGFPRICFITSQHQDLVNSCYPQVHRLEESVYASVLDKIPKTCFTFGISQRRYFAEHRMIHHRKYQFRRIARKCADSDANTDAGAYQFSKTVEDTTCNSTKLMETHERYRSVLYYSRATRSHKEPEDPLKYGRSILGASQKKHPISAELDTAISSPNTLSLAIVEPPELDTSTPSAEPASHEDSHSRQESLITATNADSTHHHSVEQEHINFPRDGQQLLSNGPSSESYATQNTEGVQIAPDVSLRRNRASPSTMEEGDRRAKKARAEQPSDQVEPAGGGAIVDTSLLNCPLCSRPFKPPVFQFVQCKGGHLACGTCIAELPIIQCQKCEHGGAFDIHNIMMDTIVLSAKVKCSHAGCQSYVIYHELHDHESTCPCAPCFCTEPGCSFVGLPLALLSHLTTQHSWPIHSIEYGKELRLQVPVLEPRHLLLGEEDDCVFLLVMGAAGQSTATSVSAVRLGACLALQPRYMLNILAYLPPAVASRRAHMLLLDMDVESSTRPGEVAVEELPSYLTVPPTCLSTFGSIRLYPNLIMMILLCLLN
- the LOC124667005 gene encoding uncharacterized protein LOC124667005 isoform X1, yielding MGRKIQGPQNFVLRYTCSPGDVRKYLKQLSPQQKDYVRKIGFGSFLYMADFELDKDLTLWLFHRFNCTTECLEFEGGISIPVRPLVKSVLGIPSGPLKVVDCSRYFDPDMYHRYYVGNVDSRCRRDTIEKGSKYIHAAGKQICSETEEKHFCIAFMMAIIGLYLAPNKNSITCKPFFGAVQQVDKLTQMDWCDFTATYLFEGIREFKQHNWSRIKVQGCVHILSVIFIDLVKNGALKIPGGFPRICFITSQHQDLVNSCYPQVHRLEESVYASVLDKIPKTCFTFGISQRRYFAEHRMIHHRKYQFRRIARKCADSDANTDAGAYQFSKTVEDTTCNSTKLMETHERYRSVLYYSRATRSHKEPEDPLKYGRSILGASQKKHPISAELDTAISSPNTLSLAIVEPPELDTSTPSAEPASHEDSHSRQESLITATNADSTHHHSVEQEHINFPRDGQQLLSNGPSSESYATQNTEGVQIAPDVSLRRNRASPSTMEEGDRRAKKARAEQPSDQVEPAGGGAIVDTSLLNCPLCSRPFKPPVFQFVQCKGGHLACGTCIAELPIIQCQKCEHGGAFDIHNIMMDTIVLSAKVKCSHAGCQSYVIYHELHDHESTCPCAPCFCTEPGCSFVGLPLALLSHLTTQHSWPIHSIEYGKELRLQVPVLEPRHLLLGEEDDCVFLLVMGAAGQSTATSVSAVRLGACLALQPRYMLNILAYLPPAVASRRAHMLLLDMDVESSTRPGEVAVEELPSYLTVPPTYLVGAGASKEYFKVDQEYGYFVAASSSYSVRNLVILLQLVLEIAHGPSGIFIVKTLSFL
- the LOC124667005 gene encoding uncharacterized protein LOC124667005 isoform X6, giving the protein MGRKIQGPQNFVLRYTCSPGDVRKYLKQLSPQQKDYVRKIGFGSFLYMADFELDKDLTLWLFHRFNCTTECLEFEGGISIPVRPLVKSVLGIPSGPLKVVDCSRYFDPDMYHRYYVGNVDSRCRRDTIEKGSKYIHAAGKQICSETEEKHFCIAFMMAIIGIREFKQHNWSRIKVQGCVHILSVIFIDLVKNGALKIPGGFPRICFITSQHQDLVNSCYPQVHRLEESVYASVLDKIPKTCFTFGISQRRYFAEHRMIHHRKYQFRRIARKCADSDANTDAGAYQFSKTVEDTTCNSTKLMETHERYRSVLYYSRATRSHKEPEDPLKYGRSILGASQKKHPISAELDTAISSPNTLSLAIVEPPELDTSTPSAEPASHEDSHSRQESLITATNADSTHHHSVEQEHINFPRDGQQLLSNGPSSESYATQNTEGVQIAPDVSLRRNRASPSTMEEGDRRAKKARAEQPSDQVEPAGGGAIVDTSLLNCPLCSRPFKPPVFQFVQCKGGHLACGTCIAELPIIQCQKCEHGGAFDIHNIMMDTIVLSAKVKCSHAGCQSYVIYHELHDHESTCPCAPCFCTEPGCSFVGLPLALLSHLTTQHSWPIHSIEYGKELRLQVPVLEPRHLLLGEEDDCVFLLVMGAAGQSTATSVSAVRLGACLALQPRYMLNILAYLPPAVASRRAHMLLLDMDVESSTRPGEVAVEELPSYLTVPPTYLVGAGASKEYFKVDQEYGYFVAASSSYSVRNLVILLQLVLEIAHGPSGIFIVKTLSFL
- the LOC124667005 gene encoding uncharacterized protein LOC124667005 isoform X3, coding for MGRKIQGPQNFVLRYTCSPGDVRKYLKQLSPQQKDYVRKIGFGSFLYMADFELDKDLTLWLFHRFNCTTECLEFEGGISIPVRPLVKSVLGIPSGPLKVVDCSRYFDPDMYHRYYVGNVDSRCRRDTIEKGSKYIHAAGKQICSETEEKHFCIAFMMAIIGLYLAPNKNSITCKPFFGAVQQVDKLTQMDWCDFTATYLFEGIREFKQHNWSRIKVQGCVHILSVIFIDLVKNGALKIPGGFPRICFITSQHQDLVNSCYPQVHRLEESVYASVLDKIPKTCFTFGISQRRYFAEHRMIHHRKYQFRRIARKCADSDANTDAGAYQFSKTVEDTTCNSTKLMETHERYRSVLYYSRATRSHKEPEDPLKYGRSILGASQKKHPISAELDTAISSPNTLSLAIVEPPELDTSTPSAEPASHEDSHSRQESLITATNADSTHHHSVEQEHINFPRDGQQLLSNGPSSESYATQNTEGVQIAPDVSLRRNRASPSTMEEGDRRAKKARAEQPSDQVEPAGGGAIVDTSLLNCPLCSRPFKPPVFQFVQCKGGHLACGTCIAELPIIQCQKCEHGGAFDIHNIMMDTIVLSAKVKCSHAGCQSYVIYHELHDHESTCPCAPCFCTEPGCSFVGLPLALLSHLTTQHSWPIHSIEYGKELRLQVPVLEPRHLLLGEEDDCVFLLVMGAAGQSTATSVSAVRLGACLALQPRYMLNILAYLPPAVASRRAHMLLLDMDVESSTRPGEVAVEELPSYLTVPPTYLVGAGASKEVVFQSRSGIWLFCCS
- the LOC124667005 gene encoding uncharacterized protein LOC124667005 isoform X5, yielding MGRKIQGPQNFVLRYTCSPGDVRKYLKQLSPQQKDYVRKIGFGSFLYMADFELDKDLTLWLFHRFNCTTECLEFEGGISIPVRPLVKSVLGIPSGPLKVVDCSRYFDPDMYHRYYVGNVDSRCRRDTIEKGSKYIHAAGKQICSETEEKHFCIAFMMAIIGLYLAPNKNSITCKPFFGAVQQVDKLTQMDWCDFTATYLFEGIREFKQHNWSRIKVQGCVHILSVIFIDLVKNGALKIPGGFPRICFITSQHQDLVNSCYPQVHRLEESVYASVLDKIPKTCFTFGISQRRYFAEHRMIHHRKYQFRRIARKCADSDANTDAGAYQFSKTVEDTTCNSTKLMETHERYRSVLYYSRATRSHKEPEDPLKYGRSILGASQKKHPISAELDTAISSPNTLSLAIVEPPELDTSTPSAEPASHEDSHSRQESLITATNADSTHHHSVEQEHINFPRDGQQLLSNGPSSESYATQNTEGVQIAPDVSLRRNRASPSTMEEGDRRAKKARAEQPSDQVEPAGGGAIVDTSLLNCPLCSRPFKPPVFQFVQCKGGHLACGTCIAELPIIQCQKCEHGGAFDIHNIMMDTIVLSAKVKCSHAGCQSYVIYHELHDHESTCPCAPCFCTEPGCSFVGLPLALLSHLTTQHSWPIHSIEYGKELRLQVPVLEPRHLLLGEEDDCVFLLVMGAAGQSTATSVSAVRLGACLALQPRYMLNILAYLPPAVASRRAHMLLLDMDVESSTRPGEVAVEELPSYLTVPPTYLVGAGASKEVSLNIRIDKIIS